A single region of the Bdellovibrio sp. GT3 genome encodes:
- a CDS encoding DNA-dependent DNA polymerase, with protein sequence MKNDALLKIVETQLLETKNMREKTPDFINRVVHIYTLQLMGLGNIPIDFMEEVMEDVEAETIEIYRKKTYGFLTLEDYRRHKFRQKNDN encoded by the coding sequence ATGAAAAATGATGCTTTGCTGAAAATCGTTGAGACCCAACTTCTAGAAACCAAAAACATGCGGGAAAAAACCCCGGATTTCATCAATCGCGTGGTGCACATCTACACGCTGCAATTGATGGGACTAGGCAACATCCCTATCGATTTTATGGAAGAAGTGATGGAAGACGTCGAAGCAGAGACAATCGAAATCTACCGCAAAAAAACCTACGGCTTTTTGACGTTGGAAGACTATCGCCGCCATAAGTTCCGTCAAAAGAACGATAACTAG
- a CDS encoding DUF814 domain-containing protein codes for MKAMTQQELNNFVNHFEQVLMGAQLQDVLANDRGLALSFHNRTQFWLILDLVPNTPMMLVFENQCPFKKGPKPKPVGLFLNSNAKNLYVSGFKVLSEFGRVAVLTLSNTTITCELEVRLIPKQCNLLVRAEGKTIAWEKPMDLKPAPTVENPPEPRGLVEIHQEWLGEQRQDKKPSLDPVAQWEKQKQKDLEKKRKALDEIQKQIENEKHLEWQETGNFLVANRTLEVPEHLVSFVNPRESLSWNIENTFSKSKQLVAKKDGARERLGELQKEIATLEKSQYREKQSGKSGLVDLMHKAEARGRKFVLESGALAYCGKSAADNLALLRQAKAWDYWLHLKDYPGAHAIIHRQREQEISQADIQEVASWVARESLSSKSLMVGQKVAVVMVECRFVRPIKGDKLGRVTYHSEKTFHFSLRQS; via the coding sequence ATGAAAGCCATGACCCAACAAGAACTTAACAACTTTGTGAATCACTTTGAGCAGGTGCTCATGGGGGCACAGTTGCAGGACGTGTTGGCTAACGACCGTGGTCTGGCTTTGTCATTTCATAATAGAACACAGTTCTGGCTGATACTGGACCTTGTGCCTAACACCCCTATGATGCTGGTTTTTGAAAATCAGTGTCCCTTTAAGAAGGGTCCCAAGCCCAAACCGGTAGGGTTGTTTTTGAATTCCAACGCCAAAAATCTTTATGTGTCGGGATTTAAAGTACTCAGTGAGTTCGGCCGCGTGGCAGTGCTGACTTTGTCCAACACCACCATCACCTGTGAGCTTGAAGTTCGTTTGATTCCCAAGCAATGCAATCTTCTGGTGCGTGCCGAAGGTAAAACCATCGCTTGGGAAAAGCCCATGGATTTGAAGCCGGCACCAACGGTGGAAAATCCACCTGAGCCAAGAGGGTTGGTTGAAATCCATCAAGAATGGCTGGGTGAGCAAAGACAGGACAAGAAACCGTCGTTGGATCCGGTCGCGCAATGGGAAAAACAAAAGCAAAAGGATCTTGAGAAAAAGCGCAAGGCCCTTGATGAGATCCAAAAGCAGATCGAGAATGAAAAACATCTGGAGTGGCAGGAGACAGGAAATTTCCTGGTGGCCAATCGCACTTTGGAAGTTCCCGAACATTTGGTAAGTTTTGTGAACCCGCGGGAATCCTTAAGCTGGAATATTGAAAATACGTTTTCAAAATCCAAACAGTTGGTGGCCAAAAAAGATGGAGCCCGGGAACGCTTGGGGGAGCTGCAAAAAGAAATTGCGACTCTTGAAAAGTCCCAATATCGCGAAAAACAGTCAGGCAAATCCGGTCTTGTGGATTTGATGCACAAGGCAGAGGCGCGAGGGCGTAAGTTTGTTCTGGAGTCCGGAGCATTGGCTTATTGTGGAAAATCAGCGGCTGATAATTTAGCACTGCTTCGTCAAGCCAAAGCTTGGGACTATTGGCTGCATTTGAAGGACTATCCAGGGGCTCATGCCATTATTCACCGTCAGCGCGAGCAGGAAATCAGTCAGGCCGACATTCAGGAAGTGGCTTCGTGGGTCGCACGTGAGTCGCTTTCCTCAAAATCGCTGATGGTGGGGCAAAAAGTCGCTGTCGTCATGGTGGAGTGCCGTTTTGTACGTCCCATCAAGGGCGATAAATTGGGAAGAGTCACCTATCATTCGGAAAAGACATTTCATTTTTCTTTGCGTCAATCCTGA
- a CDS encoding ABC transporter ATP-binding protein, translating into MITVKDLTKDYGPRRAIDHLNFSVNKGDVVGFLGPNGAGKSTTMKIITGFMAPSHGSASVAGYDVFENPLEVKKRIGYLPETPPVYGDMYVRDYLRYVAALKQVPKEKIEKSVDMAIEKTNLGEVQKRLIQHLSKGFKQRVGIAQAIVSDPEVLILDEPTVGLDPKQVAEIRDLIKALRGQHTIILSTHILPEVQATCEKIIIINKGKIVIEDSIHHLATMEQGQSRLTIRVAKDVSDMKSVLGDMSEILSVQMGKSHKEWRIDVRGGDEIVAAVSSRLVNQGLGLLEFSPSKMDLEDVFLRLTYGKDGGGR; encoded by the coding sequence ATGATAACTGTAAAAGATCTCACCAAAGATTACGGTCCCCGCAGAGCCATTGATCATTTGAATTTTTCAGTGAACAAGGGCGATGTTGTGGGTTTCTTAGGTCCCAATGGCGCCGGCAAGTCCACCACAATGAAAATCATCACAGGATTCATGGCTCCAAGTCATGGGTCGGCATCCGTCGCTGGATATGATGTTTTTGAAAACCCATTGGAAGTAAAAAAGCGCATCGGCTACTTGCCGGAAACTCCACCTGTGTATGGTGACATGTATGTGCGCGATTATCTGCGCTATGTGGCAGCTCTCAAGCAAGTGCCCAAAGAGAAAATTGAAAAGTCCGTCGACATGGCGATCGAAAAAACCAATTTGGGAGAAGTGCAAAAGCGTTTGATTCAACACTTGTCCAAAGGGTTTAAACAACGTGTGGGTATCGCCCAGGCGATTGTGTCGGATCCTGAAGTTTTGATTTTGGATGAGCCGACCGTAGGTTTGGATCCAAAACAAGTGGCCGAGATCCGGGATCTGATCAAAGCCTTGCGCGGTCAGCACACGATTATTCTTTCCACGCACATTCTGCCGGAAGTGCAGGCGACGTGCGAAAAGATCATCATCATCAATAAAGGTAAAATCGTCATCGAGGACAGTATTCATCATTTGGCCACTATGGAACAGGGGCAAAGCCGCCTGACGATCCGTGTGGCCAAGGATGTTTCCGATATGAAATCCGTTTTAGGGGACATGTCAGAAATCCTTTCAGTGCAAATGGGGAAATCCCACAAAGAGTGGCGCATCGATGTTCGTGGTGGCGATGAAATCGTTGCTGCGGTTTCTTCAAGACTGGTGAATCAAGGTTTAGGACTGCTTGAATTCAGTCCAAGTAAAATGGATTTGGAAGATGTGTTCCTAAGGCTCACATACGGCAAAGACGGAGGTGGGCGATGA